DNA from Streptomyces sp. Edi4:
GGCAAGAAGACCAAGGTCGAGGTCGAACTGTGCGCGGACGCGCCGCAGTTGATCGTCCCCGGCCGGGGCGGCATCGACTTCGTGCGCCTGCTCGGCCGTTCGATGCGTTTTCGCCGCACCGCCGAGCAGGATCCGGACGCGCCGTATCCCGCGCCGCCCCGGGTCCCGCTGCTGGGCCGCTGGTTCACGCATTACGCCGAGCGGGCCCGCACCCCCGGCGCCGCGCTGCTGCTGGCCGCCACCGATCTGTTGAACCGGCACTGGGCGACGGGCCAGTCCAGCCTTGAGGACCAGCACCTGGGCGCCCTGCTCGCCTGGATCGACCCGCCCGCCGGGGAGTCGGGGGCGGACGCGGCGCTGCGGGCGGAGCTCGCGCGGGGCGCCGACGGCCAGCTTCTGTGTCCGCCGGCCGGCCCGGCCACCGACCCGGCGTTCGACAACCGGCTGCTGGCTCCGGCGGTGGAGCGCTACGACCGGGCCCGCCAAGCGCTCCAGGCGGCCGAGGACGGCGCGGCCGCCGATGAACGCCTGGGCCAACTGACCGCCGCCGAGCGGGAGATCCGCCGTCTGGTGGCGGCGCAGCTCAGGCCCACCTGGTCGGCGGTGTGGCGCGCCCTGGACCTGCTGCGGGAGCTGCCCGAGGGTGAGCGGGCGGCGGCGCGCTGGACGAGCGACCGCTGGTCGTTCACGGGCCACCGCGACCGGATCACCGCGGGCGAGCCGCCCCAGCCGCGCCGCGACGACGCGGTGACCGCCGCCACCAAGCTGCTGCGCCGCGAGCGCGCGCAGGCCGAGCTGGAGGCGGGCGAGGCGCTGGACGACCCGCTGGTGATGGCGGGCCGCAGGCTCGCGGGTGAGGCGTTCGCGGGTGAGGTGGTGGAGGTGACTCCGGCGTGGTCGGAGTCCAAGCGCCCCAGCCCCCGCCCGCTGATCACCCTGCGCACGCAGGACGCCCCGCACCTCGCGGAGGGCGCGAAGGTCTACCGCGCCCTGGACGGCAAGCCGCAGAAGGCCGAGTTCGTGACGTACGAACCGGAGGGCGCCGTGGTTCTGCGCGTCCTGGACAAGATGGGGCGCGGCAAGGACCCGGCGCCGGGGTCGGTGCCCGACAAGGGCGACCGGATGTGCTGGACGCTGTTCGAGCACGATCAGCGCGGCGCCCCCAAGCTGCCGGATCCCGACGCCACGCCGTGGACGCACGGCGGGCCGCCCGCGAGCGCCACCGAGGCGCCCGACCCGCTCACCCCCGAGGACCTGCTGTGACCGCCTTCGATCCGGGTACGGCCGCGGCCGAGGCCACCGACGCGATCCTCGCCGACACCCTGGGCGGCTCCTCGCGTGGCGTCGTGGTGGACTCGCCGCCGGGCGCGGGGAAGTCGACGCTGGTGGTGCGCGCCGCGCTCGAACTGGCCGCTGCGGGGCGCCCGTTGATGGTGGTCGCGCAGACCAACTCCCAGGTCGACGACCTCGTCGTACGTCTCGCCGAGAAGGCCCCCGACCTGCCGGTGGGGCGGCTGCACAGCAGCGAGAGCGACCCGTACGACAAGGTCCTCGACGATTTGGAGAACGTACGGAAGTCGTCGAAGGCGGGCGATCTGGCGGGGCTCGACGTGGTGATCTCGACGTCCGCGAAGTGGGCGCACGTCAAGGACGTCGAGCCCTGGGGGCACGCGATCGTCGACGAGGCGTACCAGATGCGTTCGGACGCGCTGCTCGCTGTGGCCGGCCTGTTCGAGCGGGCGCTGTTCGTGGGCGATCCGGGCCAGCTCGACCCGTTCGCGATCGCCGACGCCGGGCAGTGGGCGGGGCTTTCCTACGATCCGTCGGCGAGTGCGGTCTCCACACTGCTGGCGCACAACCCGGAGCTGCCGCAGCACCGGCTGCCGGTGTCGTGGCGTCTTCCGGCGTCGGCGGCGCCTTTGGTCTCCGACGCGTTCTATCCGTTCACGCCGTTTCGCAGCGGCACGGGTCACGGCGACCGGCGGCTGGCCTTCGCTGTCGCGTCGGACGGTTCGGCGGCGGACCGGGCCGTGGACGAGGCGGCGGCGTCGGGCTGGGCCCTTCTTGAGCTGCCGGCCCGGCACACCCCGCGCACCGACCCGGAGGCGGTGCGCGCGGTCGCCCTGGTCGTACGCCGTCTCCTCGACCGGGGCGGCGCGGCGACCAGCGAGCGCTCGCCGGACCCGGTCCCGCTCACCGCGGACCGGATCGCGGTCGGCACCGCGCACCGCGACCAGGCCGCGGCGGTCCGGTCGGCCCTGGCGGAGCTCGGCGTCGGCGGGGTGACGGTGGACACCGCGAACCGGTTGCAGGGGCGGGAGTTCGACGTGACGGTCGTCCTGCACCCACTGTCGGGCCGCCCCGACGCGACGGCCTTCCACCTGGAGACGGGCCGCCTGTGCGTCCTGGCCTCCCGGCACCGGCACGCCTGCGTGGTGGTGTGCCGCGCGGGCGTGACCACCCTCCTGGACGACCACCCCTCGACGGAGCCGGTCCAGCTGGGCGTGACGATGAAGTTCCCCGACGGCTGGGAGGCGAACCACGCGGTCTTGTCCCACCTGGAGGAACACCGGGTGCCCTGGCGGCGCTGACCCACGACAGCGACAACACCGCACACGCTCGGGCGGCGAGCCCACCGCCGGCCGCACAGGCAGCCGGCGCGGTCTCTACCCGACTACGCGAATATTGGCGTCCACGCATGGACTCGCGGCCCCCTCCGCTCGTAGCGTCGTGTTCGACCGGCTCACAGGGGCCAGGACGAGGGGGTTCACATCATGGCTCGTGAGGAACTGACCCGCCTTACCGGCAACGGGAACGGCAACTGCAACAAGAACGACTGTCCCAACGTCTATCGCACCGAGTCAGGCTCGTTCGTCGTCCAGGGCGACGTATCGGGAGCGTTTACCCCGCCGACCGGCGAAGGGCTCGTAGAGATCCCCGAAGAGACACTGAGGGAGGCGTTCCGTGCTCTTGGATGGTGAGGACTGGGCAGCCAAATTCCGTGACTTCCAACAGGAAGCATGGCGACTTGAGACGCTGCCGCAGTACCGCGTCCCGCAGGAAGCAGAGGAAATCGAGGCGTTCCTGGCTGGTGAACGGATCGACCCGCACGCCTACTCGAACGAGTACACCGATGACCTGAAGCGCATTCGGCGAGAGGGGAAAAGCAAGGGGCGCGTACATGTCGTCACTCGCCCTCTGTCGGACTACCTTCGTTACGAGTTCATGTACTACCGCCCTCACGCGTGGGCTGGTGAGGACATCCGCATCATGGACGTAACCGGTCGGCCCAACCCTCTCGCGGGGGTTCAAGATTTCTGGAGCTTCGATAGGTCACAGATCGTACTCATGAACTACGGGGAAGACGGAACACAGATCAGTCGGGAAGTATTCGAAGGAGACGTAACACCGTTCCTCGAATACCAGCGAATTGCCATCGCCGAGTCGGTACCCTTCGAGGAATACGTGAAGGGCCTTGACTCTTGAACCAGAGAGCCTAGGTCAGTCCAGATCGGACCTAGCGGAAGCACTACGCAGGGAGCGTAAGCGGGCCGGGCATACTCAAACCTGGCTCGCTAAGCGCTGCAACATGTCACAAACGAAGATTAGTAACATTGAGGGTGGAAAGCTCACCCCTACCATCGTTGACGTTGAGCTGATCCTCGAAGCACTCCAAGCAGGAGGAAAGCTAGTCCCAGAGATTCTGGCTCTCGCGCGGACGGCGAACACTGAGTGGCAAGACGACTGGTCGTCCCTACGGCGGGGACTCGACAAGAAGCAGAACGAGCTAGCTCGCCTTGAGAACGTCACCCGAGAGTTCCGCTACTTCCTGCCCACGATGATCACGAGCCTCCTGGCGACGCCCGAGTACATCCGAGCAAGCGTCTCCCGGAACTCTGGCGACATGTCCAAGACGGTCGCCAAGAAGGTGGAGCGTCAGCGCGTCCTACTTGACGACTCGAAACGGTTCACGTTTCTACTGACTGAGCAGGCCGTTCGGTGGCCACTCGTCAAGCCCGTCGCCATGGGAATGCAACTCGATCATCTGGCGTCCGTGTCGCGCATCCCAACTGTACGACTCGGCGTAATCCCTCTCGGTCTCACGCCTATCGCGGAAACACCCCTGAACGTATTCACGTGCTACGACCGTCGCCTAGTTACCGTTGAGACCGCCACCGGCGCCCTCGTCCTTCGCGACCACAGAGACGTGAATGCGTACCGGGAAGACTTCGACAGATACGAGCAGTACGCCTTGTTCGATGACGCTTGCCGCGCCCTGTTGTCCGAGTGGGCAGAGATATTTACCCGACAACGCCCATAAGGGCGAGTTCTATGCACCACCGGGTCGACACTTCTCGGGCGTGCCAAAGACGCCGACGAGAGGGAAGCCATGACCAGTCCGCTCAAGTACCCGCGCCCCCCGGTGGAGTTGGCCGGGGCGGTGGAGGCATACCTGTACGACTGCGCGCCGGCCGATGGGTGCGGGGTGTGTGCCGCGCTCGCGCGGGAGTTGGAAGAGGCGAAGGCGGCCAAGAAGTGGAGCGCGGCGTACGACGCCGCGGCGGAGGTCCGCCGCAACCACCCTCACCCGAATCGGGTGAGGTAGTGGAGATGCGGGAATGGCGCGACGCCTGGGACCGCGCCCAGCACGCCACCGACGCGCTCAGGGAAGCCCTGGACGGGATGGGGGCCGGCGCGACGCGTACGGCGCACCTGCGGCCCACGGTGAGCCGCAAGGGGACGGCCTGGGTCGACGTGGGCCAGCTCCCGGCGTACCTGGCCGAGCGGGTCGCCGAGGTGATCCGGGCCGGGAGCCTCGACCACGTGGGCCCGTCGTGAGCGA
Protein-coding regions in this window:
- a CDS encoding DUF6879 family protein; the encoded protein is MLLDGEDWAAKFRDFQQEAWRLETLPQYRVPQEAEEIEAFLAGERIDPHAYSNEYTDDLKRIRREGKSKGRVHVVTRPLSDYLRYEFMYYRPHAWAGEDIRIMDVTGRPNPLAGVQDFWSFDRSQIVLMNYGEDGTQISREVFEGDVTPFLEYQRIAIAESVPFEEYVKGLDS
- a CDS encoding AAA domain-containing protein, with product MTAFDPGTAAAEATDAILADTLGGSSRGVVVDSPPGAGKSTLVVRAALELAAAGRPLMVVAQTNSQVDDLVVRLAEKAPDLPVGRLHSSESDPYDKVLDDLENVRKSSKAGDLAGLDVVISTSAKWAHVKDVEPWGHAIVDEAYQMRSDALLAVAGLFERALFVGDPGQLDPFAIADAGQWAGLSYDPSASAVSTLLAHNPELPQHRLPVSWRLPASAAPLVSDAFYPFTPFRSGTGHGDRRLAFAVASDGSAADRAVDEAAASGWALLELPARHTPRTDPEAVRAVALVVRRLLDRGGAATSERSPDPVPLTADRIAVGTAHRDQAAAVRSALAELGVGGVTVDTANRLQGREFDVTVVLHPLSGRPDATAFHLETGRLCVLASRHRHACVVVCRAGVTTLLDDHPSTEPVQLGVTMKFPDGWEANHAVLSHLEEHRVPWRR
- a CDS encoding helix-turn-helix transcriptional regulator, whose amino-acid sequence is MTLEPESLGQSRSDLAEALRRERKRAGHTQTWLAKRCNMSQTKISNIEGGKLTPTIVDVELILEALQAGGKLVPEILALARTANTEWQDDWSSLRRGLDKKQNELARLENVTREFRYFLPTMITSLLATPEYIRASVSRNSGDMSKTVAKKVERQRVLLDDSKRFTFLLTEQAVRWPLVKPVAMGMQLDHLASVSRIPTVRLGVIPLGLTPIAETPLNVFTCYDRRLVTVETATGALVLRDHRDVNAYREDFDRYEQYALFDDACRALLSEWAEIFTRQRP